One stretch of Miscanthus floridulus cultivar M001 chromosome 18, ASM1932011v1, whole genome shotgun sequence DNA includes these proteins:
- the LOC136523078 gene encoding uncharacterized protein, translated as MVCVQVINADTIDAAAQLILHELKGDSNNVIYFDGWDGMGASAVLRAVAQCFDVASKVPVGLQFDQIIHVDSSKWQSKRALQRAIAEQLDLPAEVMGMFDRQDEEEDYYGVAQGSRAEIPEVLKAMYRRIKELNRRFLVIFHNGSSEEIDLGSYGFPLSEHYDNKVLWTFQGRFRLYPKMKVDRALNESTEGRVATYLVLLASSHIEGRDPQEMWSSLVRQEAAEIITNTTGGPARVAEFFILFMMRLCCISYNLMMDYDLATHACNYWVCDGIRHLQQGDSTGDGNDVSWRSADALHLEMQLDLDYYHYNHQYFPSHLLYRTSPFSGFLLLPNADLFQDLGKITVLKLSRRTFSFTSPPFVHCHNLKFLWLDRCQDQEMINEDGAAAKEYIQQCFKRLWVLDIRYTPCNQILSAQMMDAMTQLRELNVMGAEDWDMGQVQGRLPNICKLRITKSAIRCPSGNDADLLLSGMDKVQLLDFSGNQIMKESGKKSLPMTSLPVASSLETVVINDGCVGLEKISFRGCTKLKNILLKGSFQELRILDVSGTAVKTLDLSAVTAAQKLDELLLLDCGKLCAILWPPQEVIRRALLRKVCIDTTMQTSVSTAPRSREEKSKEGSPVATTTGPRAPSECDRFVSVRDARLLRSLVPLEEHFNFVVHVEISSPLSHPAIISGGGSKDADSSRSSEQPPLEDGNGGHMQQLMASEGGGRGEEAPTITQISPCPRAPNLPSQNCYTYIQDRDQHPMTFTIPDFICDRAMILHVHDSLSISSIPGPAPLQGSQWTNLKWCRVERCPMLECVFTAPRSLLRDGDACVFYSLSTFWASQLPKARFIWNWSSSSSTISKLPSGSFLFLAMLHLDCCPSLIHVLPMPIQGLRVLRTLEIMWCGDLVDVFPLEPNTAGHSTLEFHSLKHICLHELPKLKGICGRWRVYAPKLETIRIKGCWSLRRLPDVRGGSRVECSCEKEWWDSLQWERGNPNHNPSLYEPIHSPHYKKHLLRRTVLR; from the exons ATGGTATGTGTGCAGGTTATCAATGCTGACACGATCGACGCGGCTGCTCAACTAATTCTTCATGAGCTCAAGGGCGACAGCAACAATGTCATCTACTTCGATGGCTGGGACGGGATGGGGGCGTCTGCTGTCCTTCGAGCCGTCGCCCAATGCTTTGACGTGGCCTCTAAGGTCCCAGTGGGACTGCAATTTGATCAAATCATCCACGTCGACTCCTCAAAGTGGCAGAGCAAGAGAGCACTTCAGAGGGCGATAGCAGAGCAGCTGGACCTGCCCGCAGAGGTGATGGGGATGTTTGACAggcaagatgaggaggaggattACTATGGGGTGGCCCAGGGCTCCCGTGCCGAGATACCGGAAGTCCTCAAGGCGATGTATCGACGCATCAAGGAGCTGAACCGCAGGTTCTTGGTGATCTTCCACAATGGGAGCAGCGAGGAGATTGACCTAGGCAGCTACGGCTTTCCTTTGTCTGAACACTATGACAACAAGGTGCTGTGGACTTTCCAAGGGAGATTCCGGCTCTACCCCAAGATGAAGGTTGACAGGGCCTTGAACGAGAGCACTGAAGGGAGGGTGGCGACCTACCTTGTTCTCTTGGCCTCCTCCCACATTGAGGGTCGAGATCCACAAGAGATGTGGTCCTCCCTTGTGCGACAAGAAGCTGCAGAGATCATCACTAATACTACTGGCGGGCCTGCACGAGTTGCTGAGTTCTTCATCTTGTTCATGATGAGGCTTTGTTGCATATCTTATAACTTGATGATGGACTACGATTTGGCTACCCATGCCTGCAACTACTGGGTGTGTGATGGCATCCGACACCTACAACAGGGAGACAGTACTGGTGATGGCAACGACGTATCATGGAGATCAGCAGATGCTCTGCACCTTGAGATGCAACTGGATTTGGACTACTACCACTATAACCACCAATATTTCCCCTCTCACCTGCTATACCGGACTTCACCATTCTCTGGATTTCTTTTGCTCCCTAATGCAGACTTGTTCCAAGATTTGGGCAAGATTACTGTGCTGAAGCTTTCACGCCGCACCTTCAGCTTCACATCACCTCCGTTTGTCCATTGCCACAACCTTAAATTTCTATGGCTTGACCGCTGCCAAGACCAAGAGATGATCA ATGAAGATGGAGCTGCAGCAAAGGAGTACATCCAGCAGTGCTTCAAAAGGCTCTGGGTGTTAGACATCCGCTACACACCCTGCAATCAGATCTTGTCTGCACAAATGATGGATGCCATGACTCAGCTCAGGGAGCTAAATGTGATGGGAGCTGAGGATTGGGACATGGGCCAGGTGCAAGGACGGCTTCCTAACATCTGCAAGCTCCGAATAACCAAGTCAGCAATCCGCTGCCCATCAGGAAATGACGCCGACCTCTTGTTGTCAGGAATGGACAAGGTGCAGCTTCTTGACTTTTCTGGGAACCAGATCATGAAAGAGAGTGGCAAGAAAAGCTTACCTATGACAAGCTTACCTGTGGCAAGCAGCCTGGAGACTGTCGTCATCAATGACGGATGTGTTGGGTTAGAGAAGATTTCCTTCAGGGGGTGTACCAAACTGAAGAATATCCTATTGAAAGGATCGTTCCAAGAGCTTCGAATCCTGGACGTCTCGGGCACAGCAGTGAAAACACTGGATCTCAGTGCAGTTACAGCAGCCCAAAAACTTGACGAGCTCCTTCTACTTGACTGCGGCAAGCTCTGTGCAATCCTGTGGCCACCACAAGAGGTAATTAGGAGAGCATTGTTGAGGAAAGTGTGCATTGACACTACCATGCAGACCTCAGTATCAACTGCGCCCCGATCCAGAGAAGAAAAATCAAAGGAGGGTAGTCCTGTTGCTACGACGACAGGACCCCGAGCACCATCTGAATGTGATCGGTTTGTCTCTGTGAGGGATGCGAGGCTCCTGCGTTCACTTGTTCCCTTGGAAGAGCACTTCAATTTCGTTGTGCATGTGGAGATTTCCTCTCCACTTAGTCATCCTGCTATCATCTCTGGAGGAGGTAGCAAAGATGCTGACAGCAGCAGGAGCAGTGAGCAGCCACCGCTTGAAGACGGTAACGGCGGCCACATGCAGCAACTGATGGCAAGCGAAGGCGGCGGCAGGGGTGAAGAAGCTCCAACAATCACACAGATATCCCCTTGCCCGCGTGCTCCTAATCTACCGTCCCAGAACTGCTACACGTACATACAAGACCGTGACCAGCATCCGATGACCTTTACAATACCGGACTTCATCTGTGATAGAGCTATGATCCTACACGTCCACGATAGTCTGTCCATCAGCAGTATCCCTGGCCCTGCACCTCTACAAGGTTCACAGTGGACAAACCTAAAATGGTGCCGAGTTGAGCGGTGCCCCATGCTGGAGTGCGTCTTCACCGCACCCCGGTCGTTGTTAAGAGATGGCGACGCTTGCGTCTTTTACTCCCTGAGCACATTCTGGGCGTCGCAGCTTCCCAAGGCACGCTTCATCTGGAACTGGAGCTCATCATCCTCAACAATCAGCAAGCTTCCGAGTGGATCGTTTCTTTTCCTGGCCATGTTGCACCTGGACTGCTGCCCCAGCCTGATACATGTACTCCCGATGCCAATCCAAGGTCTACGCGTCCTGCGGACCCTCGAGATCATGTGGTGTGGTGATCTTGTCGATGTCTTCCCATTGGAGCCAAACACCGCCGGCCATTCGACCCTGGAATTCCATAGTCTTAAGCACATCTGCCTTCATGAGCTGCCGAAGCTGAAAGGCATATGTGGTAGATGGAGGGTGTACGCGCCTAAGCTCGAGACCATCAGGATCAAGGGATGCTGGAGCCTCAGGCGCCTGCCCGATGTCCGTGGTGGTAGCAGGGTCGAGTGCAGCTGCGAAAAGGAGTGGTGGGACAGCCTGCAGTGGGAGCGGGGAAACCCTAACCACAACCCTTCCCTCTACGAGCCCATCCACTCGCCGCATTACAAGAAGCACCTGCTCCGGAGAACGGTGCTCAGATGA